Proteins encoded within one genomic window of Mya arenaria isolate MELC-2E11 chromosome 13, ASM2691426v1:
- the LOC128214615 gene encoding hillarin-like codes for MSGLHSYDETCVSFYYIDQCAIKASSKHTDTFPNLLRCLQEKLTDSRHRELYLVRGIMAWIAHNQTANGRWRYNTPLGIVKEMIERRVTAVEVFATFFGYANIEHEIIRGRAKAVKYRAGDPDSDYLKNHSWIMFKADGTWHLMQPDWCIQKRIGFEHGDETDIEDSHGGNVALKGQSAGTFIYEVNDFWFCTRPNVFVKRCFPDDSQMQNPNKRGEVLLKMVKEFLNVPDYRQGYFTYGLTLISEKSCNIKSKNGMCCISLLADKKFSGRLDFAYELTLLSSNANNLITKQLRRLVMSQVKNTDTFVFEIRLPAVGVYFFKLSVGLFDSKSSKQNCLQFRITCDKAVENCKLCPEDGGLGVFGFGPEAEDAGLRSPYVLGAKVVVKPDKKLKQNVMSFHTDDDPNNEREYEAVMFGNDFADEGAVEVSFDGQVETVYNKDKRKVDVKANIPKDGEYSVVVKTKRKGEKQSSKPAACYVVTTKNDKENEKNEQQLNESIKKTKLYKNLEKKKEKIVRARTSLENLHSDIDSLMKELNV; via the exons ATGAGTGGACTACATAGTTACGATGAAACGTGTGTTTCATTTTACTACATTGACCAATGTGCGATAAAG GCATCATCGAAACACACCGATACTTTTCCCAATCTGCTACGATGTCTTCAGGAAAAACTAACAGATTCAAGACACAGAGAGTTATACCTCGTTCGAGGTATAATGGCTTGGATTGCACACAATCAGACGGCAAACGGTAGATGGCGCTACAACACGCCTCTGGGCATTGTCAAAGAAATGATCGAAAGAAGAGTGACTGCCGTGGAAGTCTTTGCGACTTTCTTCGG ATATGCCAATATAGAGCATGAAATAATACGGGGTCGTGCTAAAGCCGTCAAGTACCGCGCAGGAGACCCGGACAGCGACTACCTGAAGAATCACTCATGGATAATGTTTAAAG CGGATGGCACTTGGCATCTGATGCAACCAGACTGGTGCATTCAGAAACGGATCGGTTTTGAGCACGGAGATGAGACAGATATAGAGGACTCCCATGGAGGAAACGTTGCATTAAAAGGCCAAAGCGCAGGAACATTCATCTATGAAGTGAATGATTTCTGGTTCTGTACTCGCCCTAATGTGTTTGTAAAAAGATGTTTTCCTGATGATAGTCAaatgcaaaacccaaataagagAGGCGAGGTACTACTGAAGATGGTAAAGGAGTTTCTCAATGTTCCAGATTATCGTCAAGGATACTTCACGTATGGCCTGACACTCATCAGCGAGAAATCATGCAATATTAAGTCAAAGAATGGCATGTGCTGCATTTCACTTCTGGCAGACAAGAAGTTTTCTGGAAGATTAGATTTTGCTTATGAATTAACATTACTAAGTTCAAATGCGAATAATTTGATCACCAAACAGTTGCGACGACTCGTTATGAGCCAAGTAAAGAATACAGATAcgtttgtatttgaaataaggTTGCCAGCTGTCGGGGTTTATTTCTTCAAACTTTCAGTAGGACTTTTTGATTCCAAATCATCGAAACAAAATTGTCTTCAGTTCCGAATCACGTGCGATAAAGCTGTTGAAAACTGCAAGCTTTGCCCAGAGGACGGTGGACTTGGTGTGTTTGGTTTTGGACCTGAGGCAGAAGATGCGGGGCTTAGAAGTCCATACGTTCTTGGAGCAAAAGTAGTTGTGAAACCAGACAAGAAATTGAAGCAAAATGTGATGTCATTTCATACCGATGATGACCCGAATAATGAACGCGAATATGAAGCCGTCATGTTCGGAAATGATTTTGCGGACGAAGGAGCTGTAGAAGTTTCTTTTGATG GACAAGTTGAAACGGTTTACAATAAGGATAAGCGAAAGGTTGATGTAAAAGCTAATATCCCAAAAGATGGCGAGTACTCAGTTGTCGTGAAGACAAAACGGAAGGGCGAGAAACAGAGCTCGAAGCCAGCTGCATGTTATGTTGTAACTACAAAAAACGACAAAGAAAACG AGAAAAACGAACAGCAACTGAACGAATCCATAAAGAAAACGAAACTATATAAAAATTTGGagaagaagaaagaaaaaatagtgAGAGCGAGAACTTCTTTAGAAAACTTGCATTCAGACATAGATTCATTAATGAAAGAGTTAAAT GTTTAA
- the LOC128215532 gene encoding eukaryotic translation initiation factor 2 subunit 1-like, giving the protein MVLSCRFYANKFPEVEDVVMVNVRSIAEMGAYVHLLEYNNIEGMILLSELSRRRIRSINKLIRVGRNECVVVIRVDKDKGYIDLSKRRVSPEEVMKCEERFAKAKAVNSILRHVGELLHYKNDTQLEDLYMKTAWMFDEKLKKPTACYEIFKHAVTNPATLDECDIDENTKEVLLENIKRRLTPQSVKIRSDIEVACTNYEGVDAVKRALKKGLELSTEVMPIKINLIAPPLYVVTTQTLDRGEGLIALNKALEAIKASIEEAGGMFNIQLQAKVVSDLEEQELAKKLQDLEDENQEVDGDDDEEDDDDDDDGNDEDKDKSEPEDEKGE; this is encoded by the exons ATGGTGTTATCGTGCAGATTTTATGCAAACAAGTTCCCAGAGGTGGAAGATGTTGTCATGGTCAATGTGCGATCCATTGCCGAGATGGGGGCGTATGTTCATTTGTTAGAATACAACAACATTGAGGGCATGATCCTGCTGTCAGAACTGTCTCGAAGACGTATCCGTTCCATCAACAAGCTGATCCGAGTGGGAAGAAACGAATGTGTTGTTGTCATAAGAGTTGACAAGGACAAag GTTACATTGATCTGTCGAAGCGCAGAGTGTCACCAGAAGAAGTGATGAAGTGTGAGGAGAGATTTGCAAAGGCAAAAGCA GTAAACAGTATTCTGCGCCATGTTGGTGAGTTGCTACACTACAAAAATGACACCCAGCTTGAAGACCTGTACATGAAAACAGCATGGATGTTTGATGAGAAGCTCAAAAAACCTACAGCTTGTTACGAAATCTTCAAGCACGCTGTTAC GAACCCGGCAACTCTTGATGAATGTGATATTGATGAGAATACGAAAGAGGTTCtgttggaaaatattaaaagaagaCTAACTCCACAGTCAGTCAAAATACGATCAG ATATTGAAGTAGCCTGTACAAATTACGAAGGGGTAGATGCGGTAAAACGGGCTTTAAAGAAAGGTTTAGAATTGTCAACAGAGGTCATGCCTATCAAG attaacCTCATAGCCCCTCCCCTGTACGTAGTGACTACACAAACATTAGATCGAGGGGAAGGCCTTATAGCGCTTAACAAAGCCCTAGAAGCTATCAAAGCCAGTATAGAAGAAGCAGGGGGCATGTTTAACATACAATTACAG GCCAAGGTTGTTTCTGATCTTGAAGAACAGGAACTTGCCAAGAAGTTGCAAGATTTGGAGGATGAGAACCAGGAGGTGGATGGAGATGACGATGAggaagacgatgatgatgatgacgatggcAATGATGAGGATAAAGACAAAAGTGAACCGGAAGATGAAAAGGGAGAATGA
- the LOC128213259 gene encoding uncharacterized protein LOC128213259, whose protein sequence is MDIHTYSELEVSFHYTDKHVNKIEDQHMQSIDKLLEYLKLPAEDDHKYRDLHLARAIVVWMSLMTGRKKAGICKEVRDLADGYAPVTFSTFCEKYEIENRMIFGKGKDLNYVPGGTYFDMIPQASWNSFRCNNVWHLVYTELAIATVHGFHRGGEVLLEEDGDKKFYQSVATRGHTKAEFNDFWFCTNPYILAIHALPEDKKLQYLSADQAFDEEKFEQCAYLQPGFFMADLTLLTEDRWVLQSKRGRCTITVGCEETILKGLQFKYKLAFILESGELTEENITAMPRMVVYAPGMDEVTFTISLPVKGEYKFSTFVTSSEMERYVECFVFRIYCDEPDMHCRSIPKVVEEIGVGYTHVAKEFGLKNPSKATPTINVQNGTSKRTLQIADDKIDELEFSSEFVGTDVEIGYSEVKVDHQKGTLEVKAGLKREGECVLVIKGRDKLKRERFKPILNYIVSSYDNDEDDHEKLVRKNKKEVRKKSKSACKQKEVTTLLDRLRQIEKEVEYLNDTNMSKSYKKKADA, encoded by the exons ATGGATATTCACACATACAGTGAGCTGGAAGTATCCTTCCACTATACCGATAAGCATGTCAATAAA ATTGAAGACCAACATATGCAATCTATAGATAAGCTATTGGAATACCTAAAACTACCCGCTGAAGATGATCATAAGTACCGTGACCTGCATCTTGCGAGGGCGATCGTTGTTTGGATGTCCCTGATGACTGGGAGAAAGAAAGCTGGTATTTGCAAGGAAGTGAGGGATCTTGCTGACGGATATGCCCCGGTGACCTTTAGTACATTTTGCGA aaaatatgaaatagaaaatcGAATGATTTTTGGCAAAGGCAAAGATCTAAACTACGTACCGGGTGGAACATATTTTGACATGATCCCGCAGGCAAGCTGGAATAGCTTCCGTTGCAACAATGTGTGGCATCTAGTATACACAGAGCTGGCCATTGCCACGGTTCATGGGTTTCATCGGGGAGGAGAAGTTCTTTTGGAGGAGGATGGTGACAAAAAGTTTTACCAATCTGTTGCCACCAGAGGACACACTAAGGCagaatttaatgatttttggtTTTGCACTAATCCATATATTTTGGCCATACACGCACTGCCCGAAGACAAAAAACTTCAATATCTGTCAGCGGATCAAGCATTTGATGAGGAGAAGTTTGAGCAATGTGCCTATCTTCAACCAGGATTTTTCATGGCTGACCTGACATTGCTAACAGAGGATCGATGGGTGTTGCAGTCGAAAAGAGGTCGTTGCACAATCACTGTCGGGTGTGAGGAGACCATCCTTAAAGGACTacaattcaaatacaaattgGCATTCATTTTAGAGTCAGGGGAATTAACAGAGGAAAACATAACAGCAATGCCACGTATGGTAGTATATGCCCCTGGAATGGACGAAGTCACATTTACTATAAGCCTGCCAGTCAAAGGAGAATACAAGTTCAGCACTTTTGTCACATCTTCAGAAATGGAAAGATACGTGGAATGTTTTGTCTTTAGAATATATTGTGATGAACCTGATATGCACTGTCGCAGTATTCCTAAAGTTGTCGAAGAAATCGGCGTCGGGTATACTCACGTTGCAAAGGAATTTGGTCTTAAAAATCCATCAAAAGCAACTCCTACAATTAATGTTCAAAACGGCACAAGTAAAAGAACACTGCAGATCGCAGACGACAAGATTGACGAGCTTGAATTTTCGTCCGAGTTCGTTGGAACAGACGTCGAAATTG GCTACTCTGAAGTGAAAGTAGATCACCAAAAGGGAACATTAGAAGTTAAAGCCGGGTTGAAAAGAGAGGGTGAGTGTGTACTGGTAATAAAAGGCCGCGACAAGCTGAAAAGAGAACGCTTCAAACCGATCTTGAACTATATAGTGAGCTCGTATGACAATGATGAAG ACGACCACGAGAAACTAGTTAGAAAGAACAAAAAAGAAGTAAGGAAGAAGTCAAAGAGCGCATGTAAGCAGAAGGAAGTAACAACCTTGCTGGATCGTTTGAGGCAGATTGAAAAGGAAGTAGAATATTTGAATG atacaAACATGTCGAAATCATACAAGAAAAAGGCCGATGCTTAA